A single genomic interval of Lathyrus oleraceus cultivar Zhongwan6 chromosome 7, CAAS_Psat_ZW6_1.0, whole genome shotgun sequence harbors:
- the LOC127101762 gene encoding uncharacterized protein LOC127101762 — translation MASTKSIITALLLVVTMSSMILEARQLLQTTTQPNFPGIPTLPKPTALPPLPSISTLPQTSLPPLPTTIPSLPKLTMPPLPTFPTNIPTLNIPPLPAITLLPNIPTSIPTTFPSIPFLTPPPSSTSSP, via the coding sequence ATGGCATCAACCAAATCAATCATCACTGCTTTACTTCTTGTTGTAACAATGTCAAGCATGATCCTGGAAGCTCGCCAACTTTTACAGACAACCACACAACCAAATTTTCCCGGCATTCCAACTTTACCAAAGCCAACAGCATTGCCACCTTTGCCTTCAATTTCAACATTACCTCAAACAAGTCTTCCTCCATTACCTACTACAATTCCATCTCTTCCTAAACTCACTATGCCACCACTTCCTACCTTTCCTACAAATATTCCAACTCTCAACATTCCACCATTGCCAGCAATCACTTTACTTCCCAACATTCCCACCTCAATCCCGACCACTTTCCCCTCCATCCCATTTCTCACCCCaccaccttcttcaacctctaGCCCTTAA